In Acidimicrobiales bacterium, a single genomic region encodes these proteins:
- a CDS encoding DUF222 domain-containing protein: MAVLMLDAEVEGPNGPGGPDGFAALDDCTRAAERLAATRWAGRPGAALGEALLGVGQIERMVTAAKVALVGAFDASGQYRFDQHPSVATWLAAKVKADPKRVNHQRFVARRLRTMPLTERAFERGSIGFEHAAVLARANAPKVAVAFAEAERELVAAAREMDFDEFCLVVDRWLDYVLPERAEKRARDQEERRAASASRTWEGMVRVDAWLDAIGGTEFLAELHRIEKEMFVADWAEARARVGDRATAADLRRTAVQRRADAMVEMARRSATCDTPGRPPKWVLNIMMGVRTFFAEADAAAADRDPGPAGCAGDHLAPCPGYDATRPTGAGEDLDRAAGTPEPATPCPDGHCHPSGAGGVEDDGTDDGDSGSSAGRPTSPAPAPAPAPVGAPAEPYTGPPPARPPCRRPLPDWWGAPDPLGPDFGALRADTMCELEDETLIAPSQALALGLAGLCRRIVFGPDGHILDFGQARDTFTGPLREAITIRDRFCTDPGCRVPGRHCHIDHLVPRSRGGPTSERNGRCQCSTGNHMKGAMPPDQWHPDDQPPEPRAPDDGGG; this comes from the coding sequence GTGGCTGTGCTGATGCTGGATGCCGAGGTCGAAGGGCCGAACGGGCCGGGTGGCCCCGACGGGTTCGCCGCGCTCGACGACTGCACCCGTGCGGCCGAGCGTTTGGCGGCCACCCGCTGGGCGGGGCGGCCGGGAGCGGCGCTGGGCGAGGCCCTGTTGGGTGTGGGTCAGATCGAGCGGATGGTGACCGCGGCCAAGGTGGCGCTGGTGGGGGCGTTCGACGCGTCCGGCCAGTACCGCTTCGATCAGCACCCGAGCGTGGCGACGTGGCTGGCGGCCAAGGTCAAGGCCGACCCCAAGCGGGTGAACCACCAGCGCTTCGTGGCCCGCCGGCTCCGGACGATGCCGCTCACCGAGCGGGCCTTCGAGCGGGGGTCGATCGGGTTCGAGCACGCCGCGGTGCTGGCCCGGGCCAACGCCCCGAAGGTCGCGGTGGCGTTCGCGGAAGCCGAGCGTGAGCTCGTGGCCGCAGCGCGGGAGATGGACTTCGACGAGTTCTGCCTCGTGGTCGACCGTTGGCTCGACTACGTGCTGCCCGAGCGGGCGGAGAAGCGGGCCCGCGACCAGGAGGAGCGGCGGGCCGCGTCGGCGTCACGCACCTGGGAGGGCATGGTGCGGGTCGACGCGTGGCTCGACGCCATCGGCGGCACCGAGTTCCTCGCGGAGCTCCACCGGATCGAGAAGGAGATGTTCGTGGCGGACTGGGCCGAGGCCCGCGCCAGGGTCGGCGACCGGGCCACCGCCGCGGACCTGCGGCGCACCGCCGTGCAGCGACGCGCCGACGCCATGGTGGAGATGGCCCGGCGGTCCGCCACCTGCGACACGCCAGGGCGACCCCCCAAGTGGGTCCTCAACATCATGATGGGGGTCCGCACGTTCTTCGCCGAGGCCGACGCCGCGGCCGCCGACCGGGACCCCGGGCCCGCCGGATGCGCCGGCGACCACCTCGCTCCCTGCCCCGGCTACGACGCCACCCGCCCCACGGGCGCGGGTGAGGATCTCGACCGGGCGGCCGGCACTCCGGAGCCAGCCACCCCCTGCCCGGACGGTCACTGCCACCCGAGCGGCGCCGGCGGCGTCGAGGATGACGGGACCGACGACGGCGACTCCGGCTCCTCTGCCGGCCGCCCCACCTCGCCGGCGCCTGCGCCGGCGCCCGCGCCCGTCGGCGCCCCCGCAGAGCCCTACACCGGGCCGCCGCCCGCCCGACCTCCGTGCCGGCGGCCGCTGCCCGACTGGTGGGGCGCCCCCGACCCGCTCGGCCCCGACTTCGGCGCCCTGCGGGCCGACACGATGTGCGAGCTCGAGGACGAGACGCTGATCGCCCCGTCCCAGGCCCTCGCCCTCGGACTCGCCGGGCTCTGCCGGCGCATCGTCTTCGGGCCCGACGGGCACATCCTCGACTTCGGCCAGGCCCGCGACACGTTCACCGGGCCGTTGCGGGAAGCGATCACCATCCGCGACCGCTTCTGCACCGACCCCGGCTGCCGGGTCCCCGGCCGCCATTGCCACATCGACCACCTCGTCCCCCGCAGCCGGGGCGGGCCCACCAGCGAGCGCAACGGCCGGTGCCAGTGCTCCACCGGCAACCACATGAAGGGAGCGATGCCTCCCGACCAATGGCACCCCGACGACCAGCCCCCCGAGCCACGCGCCCCCGACGACGGCGGCGGCTGA
- a CDS encoding amidohydrolase family protein: MPYASGRTIHDADAHIMETPTWLRDHADPGVRDRIEPLAYSSGNELRQTGDPDEQLRDLTAAFDRMRAQHGSEEYRLVEAEEIMARKNFAATGSWIPEDRPRALDLLGFSSQLVFNTFHNGRLHDWEHGNDAELAVGAARAHNRGMVEFCSVDDRLLPTCYVPLFDLEQAPALAGEAIALGAGALLVASGCPPGHSPSHVGLDPVWAQAQEAGVPVVFHVGGTGDLIDPAYFRNGLPVPPDFHGGEENFRSVDYMGIPGPPAQTLATLIFDGVLDRFPDLRFGVIEQGAIWVPSWLRQMESAFDAFHRHEERLQALSLRPTEYVRRQVRFTPYPTEDVGWIIEQSGPELLLFSSDFPHVEGGRKPLERFEASLGDASEDVRRRFYCDNFLDLMGTAGAALAAA; the protein is encoded by the coding sequence GTGCCCTACGCCAGCGGTCGCACGATCCACGACGCCGACGCCCACATCATGGAGACGCCGACGTGGCTGCGTGACCACGCCGACCCCGGCGTCCGGGACCGCATCGAGCCGCTCGCCTACTCCAGCGGCAACGAGCTGCGGCAGACCGGCGACCCCGACGAGCAGCTGCGTGACCTCACCGCCGCCTTCGACCGGATGCGGGCCCAGCACGGCTCCGAGGAGTACCGGCTGGTCGAGGCCGAGGAGATCATGGCCCGCAAGAACTTCGCCGCCACCGGCTCGTGGATCCCCGAGGACCGGCCCCGGGCGCTCGACCTGCTCGGCTTCTCCAGCCAGCTCGTGTTCAACACCTTCCACAACGGGCGGCTGCACGACTGGGAGCACGGCAACGACGCCGAGCTGGCCGTCGGCGCCGCCCGCGCCCACAACCGGGGGATGGTCGAGTTCTGCTCCGTCGACGACCGCTTGTTGCCCACCTGCTACGTCCCGCTGTTCGATCTCGAGCAGGCGCCGGCGCTGGCCGGCGAGGCCATTGCCTTGGGCGCCGGCGCGCTGCTCGTGGCGTCGGGCTGCCCGCCCGGCCACTCGCCGAGCCACGTCGGGCTCGACCCGGTCTGGGCCCAGGCGCAGGAGGCCGGCGTGCCCGTGGTGTTCCACGTCGGCGGCACGGGCGACCTGATCGACCCGGCCTACTTCCGCAACGGGCTGCCGGTACCGCCCGACTTCCACGGCGGCGAGGAGAACTTCCGCTCGGTCGACTACATGGGCATCCCCGGCCCGCCGGCGCAGACCCTGGCCACCCTGATCTTCGACGGCGTGCTCGACCGCTTCCCCGACCTGCGCTTCGGCGTGATCGAGCAGGGCGCCATCTGGGTGCCGAGCTGGCTGCGGCAGATGGAGTCGGCCTTCGACGCGTTCCACCGCCACGAGGAGCGCCTGCAAGCCCTTTCCCTGCGGCCCACCGAGTACGTGCGCCGCCAGGTGCGGTTCACGCCGTACCCCACCGAGGACGTCGGCTGGATCATCGAGCAGAGCGGTCCCGAGCTGCTGCTGTTCTCGTCCGACTTCCCCCACGTCGAAGGCGGCCGCAAGCCCCTCGAGCGCTTCGAGGCCTCGCTCGGCGACGCCTCCGAGGACGTCCGCCGGCGCTTCTACTGCGACAACTTCCTCGACCTCATGGGCACGGCCGGAGCGGCGCTCGCCGCCGCCTGA
- a CDS encoding TetR/AcrR family transcriptional regulator C-terminal ligand-binding domain-containing protein translates to MEYAVAQGDAHPRSRGRPRDGAIDEAVLAATLDELSVHGYDGLAVVAVARAAGTTRQAVYRRWPTKAALAVAAIAALPEAADLEPTGDHRADLLAELEAFRRGVLRPGGVSMVGSMLQDAADPELRGAYRERIVAPRRRRLRAILAAAVADGTLPERTDLDLLVAGCTGTFYALALAGEVPGRDWPDRMVTQVFGEQSTRSR, encoded by the coding sequence ATGGAGTATGCCGTGGCGCAGGGCGACGCGCACCCTCGGAGCCGTGGCCGGCCTCGGGACGGGGCCATCGACGAGGCGGTGCTCGCCGCGACCCTCGACGAGCTCTCGGTGCACGGCTACGACGGCCTCGCCGTGGTCGCCGTGGCCCGGGCGGCGGGTACGACCCGCCAGGCCGTCTACCGCCGGTGGCCGACCAAGGCCGCGTTGGCCGTCGCCGCGATCGCCGCCCTTCCCGAGGCCGCCGACCTGGAGCCCACCGGCGACCACCGCGCCGATCTGCTCGCCGAGCTCGAGGCCTTCCGTCGGGGCGTGCTGCGGCCCGGTGGGGTCTCGATGGTCGGGTCGATGCTGCAGGACGCCGCCGACCCGGAACTGCGAGGGGCCTACCGCGAGCGCATCGTGGCCCCGCGGCGCCGCCGGCTGCGGGCGATCCTCGCGGCAGCCGTCGCCGACGGGACCCTGCCCGAGCGGACCGACCTCGATCTGCTGGTCGCGGGCTGCACGGGCACCTTCTATGCGCTCGCTCTCGCCGGCGAGGTGCCCGGCCGGGACTGGCCCGACCGCATGGTCACCCAGGTGTTCGGGGAACAATCAACGAGAAGTCGTTGA
- a CDS encoding winged helix-turn-helix transcriptional regulator, with protein MDAALDTLLHLHRTTTRLVREVDRSLGSTHGLGLSDLALLLELQAHEDGRMQRVALAERLGVTPSGVARQLGPLERIGVVTRESHPKDARLALAVLTPAGDTLATDAAVTARRAAQSAFDGRWSSAEQSALRDLLTGGG; from the coding sequence ATGGACGCCGCCCTCGACACGCTCCTCCACCTCCATCGCACCACGACCCGCCTGGTCCGCGAGGTCGACCGCTCGCTCGGCTCCACCCACGGCCTCGGCCTGTCCGACCTGGCCCTGCTGCTCGAGCTCCAGGCTCACGAGGACGGGCGCATGCAGCGGGTGGCACTGGCCGAGCGCCTCGGCGTCACCCCGTCGGGTGTCGCCCGCCAGCTCGGCCCCCTCGAGCGCATCGGGGTGGTCACCCGTGAGTCCCACCCCAAGGACGCCCGCCTCGCGCTCGCGGTCCTGACCCCGGCCGGTGACACCCTCGCCACCGATGCCGCGGTGACCGCCCGCCGCGCCGCCCAGTCGGCGTTCGACGGGCGCTGGTCCTCCGCCGAGCAGAGCGCCCTGCGCGACCTGCTGACCGGCGGCGGCTGA
- a CDS encoding NAD(P)-binding domain-containing protein, translated as MRIAVIGAGSVGRNLAEATRALGHDVIVGVRDPDDPRHADAGERATPAAAAVGADLVALAVPAAAVADAVSGLTLASPTVVVDATNAVGAPPPDGFPTMGAYTRSLLPGDVPVVKAFNTIGAEHLVQAEVDGAPAFLPIAGDPAGVEVVLPLARAMGFDAVDLGGPEAIALVEDHARLWIHLMRNGWGRGFAFGVLGRPAGTAGGTS; from the coding sequence ATGCGCATCGCCGTGATCGGGGCCGGCTCGGTCGGCCGCAACCTGGCCGAGGCCACCCGTGCCCTCGGGCACGACGTGATCGTCGGAGTACGCGACCCCGACGACCCCCGCCACGCCGACGCGGGCGAGCGCGCCACCCCGGCGGCCGCGGCCGTCGGCGCCGACCTCGTGGCCCTGGCCGTCCCCGCCGCCGCGGTGGCCGACGCGGTCAGCGGCCTCACGCTGGCGTCGCCCACCGTCGTGGTCGACGCCACCAACGCCGTGGGTGCGCCGCCGCCCGACGGCTTCCCCACGATGGGTGCCTACACCCGCTCGCTCCTCCCCGGGGACGTGCCGGTGGTGAAGGCCTTCAACACCATCGGCGCGGAGCACCTCGTGCAGGCCGAGGTCGACGGCGCCCCGGCCTTCCTCCCGATCGCCGGCGACCCGGCCGGCGTCGAGGTCGTGCTCCCCCTCGCCCGGGCCATGGGCTTCGACGCCGTCGACCTCGGTGGCCCCGAGGCCATCGCTCTGGTGGAGGACCACGCCCGGCTCTGGATCCACCTCATGCGCAACGGATGGGGTCGCGGCTTCGCGTTCGGGGTCCTCGGTCGACCCGCCGGCACCGCCGGCGGCACCTCCTGA